A genomic region of Alistipes megaguti contains the following coding sequences:
- a CDS encoding purine-nucleoside phosphorylase, which yields MLEEIKKTAAFIKAHTEGFTPEVGIVLGTGLGGFADTIDTAWTLEYKDIPGFPVSTVEGHKGRLIFGEVEGRRVVAMQGRFHYYEGYTMQQVTFPIRVMQQLGIRWLFVSNASGGINPTFRVGDLMVITDHINLLPNPLIGRNLDELGPRFPDMHNCYDRELVAAATRIAEEEHIKLQYGVYVGGTGPTFETQAEYRFYKAIGGDAAGMSTVPEVIVARHMSIPVFGVSVITNCGLSDEVGDHEDVQLQGRKAGARMELLFKRMIKNLK from the coding sequence ATGTTAGAGGAAATTAAGAAAACCGCAGCCTTCATCAAGGCACATACGGAGGGTTTCACCCCCGAAGTGGGCATTGTCCTGGGTACGGGTCTGGGCGGCTTCGCCGACACGATCGACACGGCCTGGACGCTCGAATACAAAGATATCCCGGGCTTCCCGGTCTCGACGGTCGAGGGGCACAAGGGACGATTGATCTTCGGTGAGGTCGAGGGTCGCCGGGTGGTGGCCATGCAGGGCCGCTTCCACTACTACGAGGGCTACACGATGCAGCAGGTGACCTTCCCGATCCGGGTGATGCAGCAGCTGGGTATCCGCTGGCTTTTCGTGTCGAACGCCTCGGGGGGCATCAACCCGACGTTCCGCGTGGGTGACCTGATGGTCATCACGGACCACATCAACCTGCTGCCCAATCCGCTCATCGGACGCAATCTGGACGAACTGGGCCCCCGCTTCCCGGACATGCACAACTGCTACGACCGCGAACTGGTGGCCGCGGCGACGCGCATTGCCGAGGAGGAGCACATCAAACTGCAGTACGGCGTCTATGTGGGCGGTACGGGCCCGACGTTTGAGACGCAGGCCGAGTACCGCTTTTATAAGGCCATCGGGGGCGATGCGGCGGGCATGTCGACCGTCCCGGAGGTAATCGTGGCACGACATATGTCGATTCCGGTCTTCGGGGTTTCGGTGATTACGAACTGCGGCCTTTCGGACGAAGTGGGCGACCACGAGGATGTGCAGCTTCAGGGTCGGAAAGCCGGCGCGAGGATGGAGCTGCTGTTTAAACGCATGATCAAAAATCTGAAATAA
- a CDS encoding single-stranded DNA-binding protein, with the protein MVNKVILIGNVGMDPEVRTLEGGAKVARIRLATTERLYDRQSNETKEHTEWHTITLWRGLADVVDRYVRKGSQIYIEGRLRTREWMDKDNNKRYTTEILADVMNLLGRRSDNPATDNSQTGYQQGGYQQGGYQQGGYQQGGSHQAGASTGGYSQPASSGASYQQPQPAAASTPAAPADDPDDLPF; encoded by the coding sequence ATGGTAAACAAAGTAATCCTGATCGGCAACGTGGGCATGGACCCCGAGGTGCGCACGCTGGAGGGCGGCGCAAAGGTGGCCCGTATCCGCCTGGCCACGACCGAGCGGCTCTATGACCGCCAGTCGAACGAGACGAAGGAGCACACCGAATGGCATACGATCACGCTGTGGCGGGGTCTGGCCGATGTGGTGGACCGCTACGTGCGCAAGGGCTCACAGATCTATATCGAGGGGCGTCTGCGCACGCGCGAATGGATGGACAAGGACAACAACAAACGCTATACGACGGAGATTCTGGCCGACGTGATGAATCTGCTGGGTCGTCGTTCGGACAATCCGGCGACCGACAACTCCCAGACGGGCTACCAGCAGGGCGGCTACCAGCAAGGGGGGTATCAGCAAGGAGGGTATCAGCAGGGCGGCTCGCATCAGGCGGGCGCCTCGACGGGCGGATATTCGCAACCGGCCTCTTCGGGCGCTTCCTACCAGCAGCCGCAGCCGGCCGCAGCCTCGACGCCGGCTGCTCCGGCCGATGATCCGGACGATCTGCCGTTCTGA
- a CDS encoding RagB/SusD family nutrient uptake outer membrane protein has protein sequence MKKRAYILLAALAASGCNYLEIEPVGQVIPHKTSEFRALLTSGYNAYPFGSARSFTALLSDEVGAIDASAFWNASEVVPLGYNYTWQYGGQMQEYPYQYFYQSIFYANAVIENIGAADVDDAGEPSDQILGEAYALRAYNHFELVNLYGRPYNPATASSDRGIVLSDHIDIEQQYRPSTVEAAYRSILDDISRAEALMSVEKQPDATHNYRFSLNALAAFKARVLLYTRQWQQAYELAVGLLPKYELLDLNALGDATTRPWKADSSEAILALDRPFSYSGGDLVRGALLSESLLALFDPANDCRRTYLKEIKSGEGESALSGYGVDRTSSDRISIRVAEMYLIAAEAGSYLPSELEQARNLLLELQSKRMKHEAMEAQRARVESMDAEALRQEVADERAREFPLEGHRWFDLRRTTRPAITHRYEGSSYTLQAGDSRYTLPFPQSAVNSNPDLNN, from the coding sequence ATGAAAAAACGAGCATATATCCTTCTGGCAGCCCTCGCCGCGAGCGGCTGCAACTACCTCGAGATCGAGCCCGTCGGGCAGGTCATCCCCCACAAGACCTCCGAGTTCCGGGCGCTGCTGACCAGCGGCTACAACGCCTACCCCTTCGGATCGGCCCGTTCGTTCACGGCGCTGCTCTCCGACGAGGTCGGAGCCATCGACGCCAGCGCCTTCTGGAACGCCAGCGAGGTCGTCCCGCTGGGCTACAACTACACGTGGCAGTACGGCGGGCAGATGCAGGAGTATCCCTACCAGTACTTCTACCAGTCGATCTTCTACGCCAACGCCGTCATCGAGAACATCGGCGCTGCCGATGTCGACGACGCCGGCGAACCGAGCGATCAGATTCTCGGCGAGGCCTACGCCCTGCGCGCCTACAACCACTTCGAGCTGGTGAACCTCTACGGCCGCCCCTACAACCCCGCCACGGCGTCGTCGGACCGCGGAATCGTCCTCTCCGACCACATCGACATCGAACAGCAGTACCGGCCCTCGACCGTCGAGGCCGCCTACCGCTCGATTCTCGACGACATCTCCCGTGCCGAAGCGTTGATGAGTGTCGAAAAACAGCCCGATGCCACGCACAACTACCGCTTCTCGCTCAATGCGCTGGCCGCCTTCAAGGCCCGCGTCCTGCTCTACACCCGGCAGTGGCAGCAGGCCTACGAGCTGGCCGTCGGGTTGTTGCCGAAGTATGAGCTGCTCGACCTGAACGCCCTCGGCGACGCAACCACGCGCCCCTGGAAGGCCGACTCTTCGGAGGCCATTCTGGCACTCGACCGTCCCTTCTCCTACTCGGGAGGCGATCTGGTGCGCGGAGCGCTCCTCTCCGAGAGTCTCCTTGCGCTCTTCGATCCGGCAAACGACTGCCGCCGCACCTACCTCAAGGAGATCAAGTCCGGAGAAGGCGAATCGGCTCTCTCGGGATACGGCGTCGACCGCACGTCGTCGGACCGCATCTCGATCCGTGTGGCCGAGATGTATCTCATCGCTGCCGAGGCCGGGTCGTACCTCCCCTCGGAACTGGAGCAGGCCCGGAACCTGTTGCTCGAGCTGCAGTCCAAACGGATGAAGCACGAGGCCATGGAGGCCCAACGGGCCCGCGTCGAGTCGATGGATGCCGAGGCGCTGCGCCAGGAGGTGGCCGATGAACGGGCCCGCGAATTCCCGCTCGAAGGGCACCGCTGGTTCGACCTGCGGCGCACGACGCGTCCCGCGATCACCCACCGCTACGAAGGCTCTTCCTACACCCTGCAGGCCGGGGATTCGCGCTACACGCTCCCCTTCCCGCAGTCGGCAGTCAACAGCAACCCCGATCTGAACAACTGA
- the lpxK gene encoding tetraacyldisaccharide 4'-kinase, translated as MLKSLLAPAAFLYKMGVTLRHRLFDWGILKSEKFDIPIICIGNITVGGTGKTPMAEMLIAYMSQMHRVALLSRGYGRRTRGYLEVQCDSHYRDVGDEPLQIKLKFPDTLVVVCEKRADAIRRIRTEHPEVDLIIMDDGFQHRYVEPKINVVMIDATRPVQHDRMLPAGTLRDLPEELHRAHYFIVTKCPEHMAPIDRRILRKVLIQVAYQRVYFTRFESFMPQPLYTEDADPEPLAHGREVIALSGIGNPGPFVRSLRERYRVVEEMTLDDHHIYRVRDMHALQALLAKHPGAVIVTTEKDAVKMTNRAKVPAEVRRALYYQPINISFIEDSATDFLQKLEQDVRGN; from the coding sequence ATGCTCAAAAGCCTGCTCGCACCTGCAGCCTTCCTCTATAAAATGGGGGTGACCCTGCGTCACCGCCTCTTCGACTGGGGCATCCTCAAGAGCGAGAAGTTCGACATCCCGATCATCTGCATCGGCAACATCACCGTGGGCGGCACGGGCAAGACCCCGATGGCCGAGATGCTGATCGCCTACATGTCGCAGATGCACCGCGTGGCGCTGTTGTCGCGGGGCTACGGCCGCCGTACGCGGGGCTACCTCGAGGTGCAGTGCGATTCACACTACCGCGACGTGGGGGACGAACCCCTGCAGATCAAGCTGAAGTTTCCCGATACGCTGGTGGTGGTGTGCGAGAAGCGGGCCGACGCCATCCGCCGCATCCGGACCGAACACCCCGAGGTGGATCTGATCATCATGGACGACGGCTTCCAGCACCGTTACGTGGAGCCGAAGATCAACGTGGTGATGATCGACGCCACGCGACCGGTCCAGCACGACCGGATGCTGCCCGCGGGAACGCTGCGCGACCTTCCGGAGGAGCTGCACCGCGCCCACTATTTCATCGTCACGAAGTGCCCCGAACACATGGCGCCGATCGACCGTCGGATTCTGCGCAAGGTGCTGATTCAGGTGGCCTACCAGCGGGTCTATTTCACGCGTTTCGAGAGCTTCATGCCCCAGCCGCTCTACACGGAGGATGCCGATCCGGAGCCGCTGGCTCATGGCCGCGAGGTGATCGCTCTGTCGGGGATCGGCAACCCGGGACCCTTCGTGCGGTCGCTGCGCGAACGCTACCGAGTGGTCGAGGAGATGACGCTCGACGACCACCACATCTACCGCGTGCGGGACATGCACGCGCTGCAGGCGCTGCTTGCGAAGCATCCCGGGGCGGTGATCGTCACCACCGAGAAGGATGCCGTGAAGATGACCAACCGGGCGAAGGTTCCCGCCGAAGTTCGCCGGGCGCTCTACTACCAACCGATCAATATTTCATTCATAGAGGATTCGGCAACGGATTTTCTGCAAAAACTGGAACAAGATGTTAGAGGAAATTAA
- a CDS encoding LytTR family DNA-binding domain-containing protein translates to MKAIIIEDEPLSVAELRNTLSEVAPHIEIVATASSVAEAVELLPRIDHDLLFMDIHLGDGNGFDIFRRTPVNVPVIFITAYDTYAMRAFENKGIDYLLKPFGREDLRRAIDKLGLLARVGAGPTAGSSDPASAPEEAWQERFLVQIGARMRSVTTAEIAYFMADGKYLHLVTHDGKDYLLDRTLTEVGEKLSPRYFFRINRRLIISFESIREMVRYSGSRIKVVLQPPLPEGEEALVSTDRVQEFRQWLNR, encoded by the coding sequence ATGAAAGCCATCATCATCGAAGACGAGCCCCTGTCGGTTGCCGAACTGCGCAATACGCTCTCCGAGGTTGCCCCGCATATCGAAATTGTCGCTACGGCCTCCTCGGTAGCCGAAGCCGTGGAGTTGCTGCCCCGCATCGACCACGACCTGCTCTTCATGGACATCCATCTGGGCGACGGCAACGGATTCGACATCTTCCGCCGCACACCGGTCAACGTCCCGGTGATCTTCATCACCGCCTACGACACCTATGCCATGCGAGCCTTCGAAAACAAGGGGATCGACTATCTGCTCAAGCCCTTCGGCCGCGAGGATCTCCGACGCGCCATCGACAAGCTCGGGTTGCTGGCACGCGTCGGCGCAGGCCCGACGGCCGGCAGCTCCGATCCGGCCTCGGCGCCCGAGGAGGCCTGGCAGGAGCGTTTCCTCGTCCAGATCGGGGCCCGGATGCGCTCGGTAACCACCGCCGAGATCGCCTACTTCATGGCCGACGGAAAGTACCTCCATCTGGTGACACATGACGGCAAGGACTACCTCCTCGACCGTACGCTCACCGAGGTGGGCGAAAAGCTCTCGCCCCGGTATTTCTTCCGCATCAACCGCCGCCTGATCATCTCCTTCGAGTCGATCCGCGAGATGGTCCGCTACTCGGGAAGCCGCATCAAGGTGGTGCTCCAGCCTCCGCTGCCCGAAGGGGAGGAGGCGCTGGTCAGCACCGACCGCGTGCAGGAGTTCCGCCAGTGGCTCAACCGCTGA
- a CDS encoding GNAT family N-acetyltransferase, producing MAWKISIRPEHPDDFSTVERLVEEAFRPLAISDHTEHLLVAALRRSESFIPALSLVAEIAPHRIVGQVLLTRIAVAGESGVFDTLGVAPLSVAPAFQRQGVGTALMHEAHRRARRLGFTSALLVGHAAYYARLGYLPASRFGIRFPFDAPDDCCLAVELVPGALSGISGVVRYPAAFGIPGC from the coding sequence ATGGCATGGAAGATTTCGATCCGTCCGGAACATCCGGACGACTTTTCGACGGTTGAACGGCTGGTCGAGGAGGCTTTTCGTCCGTTGGCGATCAGCGACCATACGGAACACCTGCTGGTTGCGGCGCTGCGCCGTTCGGAGTCCTTTATCCCCGCTTTGTCGCTTGTCGCCGAGATTGCCCCGCACCGGATCGTGGGGCAGGTGCTTCTGACCCGGATCGCGGTTGCGGGTGAATCGGGCGTTTTCGATACGTTGGGGGTGGCTCCGCTCTCCGTGGCTCCGGCGTTTCAGCGGCAGGGGGTCGGCACGGCGCTGATGCATGAGGCGCACCGGCGGGCCCGTCGGCTTGGATTCACCTCGGCACTGCTGGTTGGCCATGCCGCCTATTATGCCCGATTGGGGTATCTGCCGGCCAGTCGATTCGGGATCCGGTTTCCGTTCGATGCTCCGGACGACTGTTGTCTGGCCGTCGAACTGGTCCCGGGAGCATTGAGCGGGATCTCCGGCGTGGTTCGCTATCCGGCAGCATTCGGAATTCCTGGATGTTGA
- a CDS encoding PH domain-containing protein: MQSIYKYRFSRHTIYVSIVYLIVFVLLGWALYHLYEGGYLSAWFTSFIVALIALMALSIPRKIVVMDDRVEIRCLLDITEIRRDEIASVRRVENRRMKWLIPIFGGYGFFGYYGHFLDLRRLDRVRIYASEWRNFVEITDIYEDRLYVSCSEADRLVAELMPPGGNRLDEEDEEDEEDEGGAAAANEKARNETVGDLKPWNGVAGAAETAGCIERAKGDTQDKQPE; the protein is encoded by the coding sequence ATGCAAAGCATCTACAAATACCGATTCTCCCGCCATACGATCTACGTTTCGATCGTCTATCTGATCGTATTCGTACTGCTCGGATGGGCCCTCTACCACCTCTACGAGGGCGGATATCTCTCGGCATGGTTCACTTCGTTCATCGTCGCACTGATTGCCCTGATGGCCCTCTCGATCCCGCGAAAGATCGTCGTCATGGACGACCGCGTCGAGATCCGCTGTCTGCTCGACATCACCGAGATCCGCCGCGACGAAATCGCCTCGGTGCGCCGCGTCGAAAACCGCCGCATGAAGTGGCTCATCCCAATCTTCGGAGGGTACGGTTTCTTCGGATACTACGGCCACTTCCTCGACCTGCGACGCCTGGACCGCGTGCGGATCTACGCCTCCGAATGGCGCAACTTCGTCGAGATCACCGACATCTACGAAGATCGGCTCTATGTCTCCTGCTCGGAGGCCGACCGGCTCGTCGCCGAGCTGATGCCCCCCGGTGGGAACCGGCTCGATGAGGAGGATGAGGAGGATGAGGAGGATGAGGGAGGCGCGGCGGCTGCAAACGAGAAGGCCCGCAACGAGACGGTCGGAGACCTGAAGCCATGGAACGGGGTCGCCGGAGCAGCTGAAACGGCCGGCTGTATCGAAAGAGCCAAAGGTGACACGCAGGACAAACAGCCGGAGTAA
- a CDS encoding peptidoglycan DD-metalloendopeptidase family protein, producing the protein MKNLKTLLCALLLVGATACGRQSANTGEAEPEAPENLLYGINVDDYRTETGEVGNGETMGGILNRYGISALVVDRLDKASREVFPLRNIRAGHKYTAFIHEDSLYAPHLDWLVYETSVTDYVVFGFHDNDSVSVRKDCKQYTLRRAKKSAVINSSLWGAIMEQNLPYALAADLEDIYQWTVDFFGIQKGDSFTVIYDERFIDDTVSAGIGRIWGAKFTQSGKEFYAIPFRQGGKIQYWEADGGSLRKQLLKAPLKYSRISSRFTYARKHPIYKVYRPHTGVDYAAPKGTPVHAVADGVVIFKGWGGGGGNTLKIKHAGNLQTGYLHLSRFAKGISKGSRVSQGQLIGYVGSTGASTGPHLDYRIWKNGTPIDPLKIPSEPAEPISKENRALFEFVRDRIIAELNGDVKPEERITQLDSLQLPAATAVSAAPATEEKTSEK; encoded by the coding sequence ATGAAGAATCTGAAAACACTCCTCTGTGCCCTGCTCCTGGTCGGGGCCACAGCCTGCGGCCGCCAGTCGGCCAATACCGGGGAGGCGGAGCCCGAAGCCCCCGAAAACCTTCTCTACGGTATCAACGTCGACGACTATCGCACCGAAACCGGTGAGGTCGGCAACGGCGAAACCATGGGCGGCATCCTCAACCGATACGGCATCTCGGCGCTGGTGGTCGACCGCCTGGACAAGGCCTCCAGGGAGGTCTTCCCCCTGCGGAACATCCGCGCCGGACACAAATACACGGCCTTCATCCACGAAGACTCGCTCTACGCCCCGCACCTCGACTGGCTCGTCTACGAGACTTCGGTCACCGACTACGTCGTCTTCGGATTCCACGACAACGACTCCGTCTCGGTGCGCAAGGACTGCAAGCAGTACACCCTGCGCCGTGCGAAGAAGAGCGCCGTGATCAACTCCTCGCTCTGGGGTGCCATCATGGAGCAGAACCTCCCCTACGCCCTGGCCGCCGATCTGGAGGATATCTACCAGTGGACGGTCGATTTCTTCGGCATCCAGAAGGGCGACAGTTTCACGGTCATCTACGACGAACGATTCATCGACGATACGGTCTCGGCCGGCATCGGACGTATCTGGGGCGCCAAGTTCACCCAGAGCGGCAAGGAGTTCTATGCCATTCCGTTCCGCCAGGGCGGCAAGATCCAGTACTGGGAGGCCGACGGCGGAAGCCTGCGCAAACAGCTGCTCAAGGCCCCGCTCAAGTATTCGCGCATCAGTTCGCGCTTCACCTACGCCCGCAAGCACCCTATTTATAAGGTCTACCGTCCGCACACCGGCGTCGACTACGCCGCGCCGAAGGGTACGCCCGTACATGCCGTGGCCGACGGCGTGGTGATCTTCAAGGGCTGGGGCGGCGGTGGCGGAAACACCCTCAAGATCAAGCATGCCGGCAACCTGCAGACCGGGTATCTCCACCTGAGCCGCTTTGCCAAGGGCATCTCGAAGGGTTCACGCGTCTCGCAGGGACAGTTGATCGGCTACGTCGGTTCGACGGGCGCCTCGACGGGGCCCCACCTCGACTACCGCATCTGGAAAAACGGCACGCCGATCGATCCGCTGAAGATCCCCTCGGAGCCCGCCGAGCCCATCTCGAAGGAGAACCGCGCCCTCTTCGAGTTCGTCCGTGACCGCATCATCGCCGAACTCAACGGCGACGTAAAACCCGAGGAGCGCATCACGCAGCTCGATTCGCTGCAGCTGCCAGCCGCAACGGCAGTCTCCGCCGCTCCCGCCACCGAAGAGAAGACGAGCGAAAAATAA
- the rd gene encoding rubredoxin — protein MKKYRCVVCDWVYDPAVGDPDGGIAPGTPFEEIPEDWVCPVCGVGKDQFEEVAE, from the coding sequence ATGAAAAAGTATCGTTGCGTAGTCTGCGACTGGGTTTACGACCCGGCAGTCGGCGATCCCGATGGCGGCATCGCCCCCGGAACCCCCTTTGAGGAGATTCCCGAAGATTGGGTTTGCCCCGTCTGCGGCGTCGGCAAGGACCAGTTCGAAGAGGTCGCCGAATAA
- a CDS encoding dihydrofolate reductase, which translates to MTVVLPVMTSCGDASQKAAAPWIVDRFDDIKVIRYEVPGFETLPLEQKELIYYLSEAAKCGRDILFDQNCVMNLPVRRTLEVVYENYAGDRTTPEWKALEKYLKKVWFANGIHHHYSNDKFTPEFSEGYLLDVIETIPEEKFGELNALRRDVCLAIFDPSMYPTRLNQRAGDDLLLTSSSNYYKGVSQAEAESFYAGMAAADAADPEPVSYGLNSQLTKDDEGKLFERTWMVGGMYSAAIERIVYWLEKAEAVAREPQKSNIAALIAYYRTGDLKEFDRYNIGWVRDTVSNVDFVNGFIETYGDPLGFKASWEANVNFVDSAACHRTEAISSNAQWFEDHSPVDPQYRKAKVKGVSAKVITVAMLGGDCYPSTPIGINLPNADWIRKEYGSKSVTIDNITYAYDQAAHGNGFNEEFVLRAEDRERMDKYGKLADDLHTDLHECLGHGSGQLAPGVTGSELRSYGSTLEEARADLFGLYYLGDEKLVELGLVPSFDVAKAGYANYVMNGLMTQLARIEPGKNIEESHMRNRKLISEWCYEHGKADNVIELVRQDGKTYVVVNDFGKLRALFGELLREVQRIKSEGDYEAGRELVERYGVQVDPTLHNEVLERYAALHIEPYGGFVNPEYKLVEKEGKVVDVKISYPANYVEQMLNYSKNYSFLPNVN; encoded by the coding sequence ATGACAGTTGTTCTACCCGTCATGACCTCGTGCGGCGACGCCTCGCAGAAGGCTGCCGCACCGTGGATCGTCGACCGTTTCGACGACATCAAGGTCATTCGTTATGAAGTTCCGGGCTTCGAGACGCTTCCGCTCGAGCAGAAGGAGCTGATCTACTACCTTTCGGAGGCGGCCAAGTGCGGTCGGGACATTCTCTTCGACCAGAACTGCGTGATGAACCTGCCGGTGCGGCGGACCCTCGAGGTGGTCTACGAGAACTACGCCGGTGACCGTACGACGCCCGAGTGGAAGGCGCTGGAGAAGTACCTCAAGAAAGTCTGGTTCGCCAACGGCATCCACCATCACTATTCGAACGACAAGTTCACGCCCGAATTCTCGGAGGGCTACCTGCTGGACGTCATCGAGACGATCCCCGAGGAGAAGTTCGGCGAGCTGAACGCTCTGCGGCGGGATGTCTGCCTGGCGATCTTCGATCCGTCGATGTATCCCACGCGGTTGAACCAGCGTGCGGGCGACGATCTGCTGCTCACCTCGTCGAGCAACTATTATAAGGGTGTTTCGCAGGCCGAGGCCGAGAGTTTCTACGCCGGGATGGCGGCGGCCGATGCCGCGGATCCCGAACCGGTCTCCTACGGTCTGAACAGCCAGCTGACGAAGGACGACGAGGGGAAACTCTTCGAGCGGACGTGGATGGTCGGCGGCATGTATTCGGCGGCCATCGAGCGGATCGTCTACTGGCTGGAGAAGGCCGAGGCCGTAGCCCGCGAGCCGCAGAAGTCGAACATCGCGGCGCTGATCGCCTACTACCGCACGGGTGACCTGAAGGAGTTCGACCGCTACAACATCGGCTGGGTGCGCGATACGGTTTCGAACGTCGATTTCGTCAACGGCTTCATCGAGACCTACGGCGACCCGCTGGGCTTCAAGGCGTCGTGGGAGGCCAACGTGAATTTCGTCGATTCGGCGGCCTGCCACCGCACGGAGGCCATCTCGTCGAACGCGCAGTGGTTCGAGGACCACTCGCCCGTTGATCCGCAGTACCGCAAGGCAAAGGTCAAGGGCGTCTCGGCCAAGGTCATTACGGTGGCGATGCTGGGTGGTGACTGCTACCCCTCGACGCCCATCGGTATCAACTTGCCGAATGCCGACTGGATCCGCAAGGAGTATGGCTCGAAATCCGTAACGATCGACAACATCACCTACGCCTACGACCAGGCGGCACACGGTAACGGCTTCAACGAGGAGTTCGTGCTGCGGGCCGAGGACCGCGAGCGGATGGACAAGTACGGCAAACTGGCCGACGACCTGCATACCGACCTGCACGAGTGCCTGGGCCACGGCTCGGGCCAGCTGGCACCGGGTGTGACGGGCTCCGAGCTGCGCAGCTACGGCTCGACGCTCGAGGAGGCGCGTGCCGATCTGTTCGGCCTCTACTACCTGGGCGATGAGAAGCTCGTCGAACTGGGGCTCGTTCCGTCGTTCGACGTGGCGAAGGCCGGTTATGCCAACTACGTGATGAATGGTCTGATGACGCAGCTGGCGCGCATCGAGCCGGGCAAGAACATCGAGGAGTCGCACATGCGCAACCGCAAGCTGATTTCGGAGTGGTGCTACGAGCACGGCAAGGCCGACAACGTGATCGAACTGGTCCGGCAGGACGGCAAGACCTACGTGGTGGTCAACGACTTCGGGAAGCTGCGCGCGCTCTTCGGCGAACTGCTCCGCGAGGTGCAGCGCATCAAGTCGGAGGGTGACTACGAAGCGGGCAGGGAGCTCGTCGAGCGCTACGGCGTGCAGGTCGATCCGACGCTTCACAACGAGGTGCTGGAGCGCTATGCGGCGCTGCACATCGAACCCTACGGCGGCTTCGTCAATCCCGAATACAAGCTGGTCGAGAAGGAGGGCAAGGTGGTCGACGTGAAGATCAGCTATCCGGCCAACTACGTGGAGCAGATGCTCAACTATTCGAAGAATTACTCCTTCCTGCCGAACGTCAACTGA
- a CDS encoding 2-C-methyl-D-erythritol 4-phosphate cytidylyltransferase — protein MERIGVIIVAGGSGRRMGGSIPKQFRLLGGQPVLARTIGNFAAAWPGAEIVVVLPESHIAFWKDFAARFEVARHQVVAGGAERFDSVRCGLSALRSDPDLIAVQDGVRPLGSVEMIRRVAQTALRYGAAIPVVEPADSFREVEAAETATNPTSPANANSDSEDPRSHPLDRSRLRIVQTPQIFRSWLLREAYAQSYRREFTDDASVVEAAGYPVSLARGERSNLKLTTPEDFIIAEALLSAREEEEAQRREGSTQHGEEADDPTRGKAPTGEVDRSDPHLRT, from the coding sequence ATGGAACGCATCGGAGTCATTATCGTAGCCGGAGGAAGCGGCCGCCGCATGGGCGGCTCCATTCCCAAGCAGTTCCGGCTGCTGGGCGGACAGCCCGTACTGGCCCGCACGATCGGCAACTTCGCCGCCGCGTGGCCCGGAGCGGAGATCGTCGTCGTCCTCCCCGAGAGCCACATCGCCTTCTGGAAGGATTTCGCAGCCCGCTTCGAAGTGGCCCGCCACCAGGTTGTGGCCGGTGGCGCGGAACGGTTCGACTCGGTGCGCTGCGGACTCTCCGCCCTGCGGAGCGATCCCGATCTGATCGCCGTACAGGATGGCGTACGCCCTCTGGGATCGGTGGAGATGATCCGCCGCGTGGCCCAGACCGCCCTCCGGTACGGTGCCGCCATACCCGTCGTGGAGCCGGCTGATTCGTTCCGGGAGGTAGAAGCCGCCGAAACGGCAACGAATCCGACCAGTCCGGCCAACGCCAACAGCGACTCGGAGGATCCCCGATCACATCCCCTGGATCGCAGCCGGTTGCGCATCGTCCAGACCCCGCAGATCTTCCGCAGCTGGCTGCTGCGAGAAGCCTACGCGCAATCCTACCGGCGGGAGTTCACCGACGATGCCTCGGTGGTGGAGGCCGCCGGATATCCCGTTTCGCTGGCCCGGGGCGAACGCTCGAATCTCAAGCTCACCACCCCCGAGGATTTCATCATCGCCGAAGCGCTGCTCTCCGCCCGCGAAGAGGAAGAGGCCCAACGCAGGGAGGGGTCGACACAGCACGGGGAGGAGGCGGACGATCCGACAAGGGGTAAGGCTCCGACAGGGGAGGTCGACAGGAGCGATCCTCACCTCCGGACATAA